A genomic region of Ignavibacteria bacterium contains the following coding sequences:
- a CDS encoding UvrD-helicase domain-containing protein: MHVLTQQQLKALNLNIYTIVTANAGSGKTFILTRRFIDTILNKDIKFKEIAAITFTEKAASELVYKISNELDKILETIDPRHHKKLKEFREHILSAKISTIHSFCFDLLREFPIEAEIDPSTEIIDDLRKIELIEKSVEDTLIEFLDRDDQGVRDLLRMFGKENSIEFLKRLIEKRYFTDQLIEKIYLSNGQFDFQDYLKKIKQEAETYFKSIYEGKIRDALKLLPLIKNEITANKKQEILDGIDEIISSLNSFLNDYDFSKLQRIIGLICSIILTQKFEIRKSVFKNFDESSAVFQFQKIISEISDFYDKVDFSVNLEETRFNHIKSLIDIYNTAKKKFSEYKILEGVLDFEDLLILADKLLENEKVKKEISNRFKFILVDEFQDTDSIQFNIIKKITNDFDDEHNVFVVGDEKQSIYGFRNAQLSVFQNFKKEISDRYTQSGEKGVVTLSTSFRSTPSIASFVNEIFSRLFIQQTNSQINYHQEVEYSELQVGRETFSDENILFLVSKLDKDDKDNLFQSENVANYILDLVNSGKEIFDRQTQKTRKIEFGDIALLFRTNREMKSYENVFIKKGIPFVVSGGRGYFQSEEIRDWLNYLNFLANPKNDDSLIAILRSPFFSLSDNLILGLALENNRLSYFERLKIAANNNDNNLIKEVYSLLNHHIQIASRYSLPELLQRILIDTDYYGKIDGHPKKFQIIANIEKLINYAHSFISSGLEDLRTFSDYFKEAFEKEQTAEAVISEIRGSVQLMTMHQAKGLEFPIVILPNFENNLKRQSDRFGEISINDYFGFCFKIFNKELNESKEKDKGKNIHTLSSFFGTKINDGIDYNEQLRLLYVALTRATEKLVISFRHNFESNESDKTFSFKNILLSNLPPMNFNENNNLTIPTKLKFLKIENDNPVEFEQAFDLKIEVLKDLPVQTIETIGQSKNEISQQKNLIIQIDPIQTGFNNEIFTATQLNVYQFCPAKYLLKFIIGYNPHKTYLSEKIEDDEISGADFGLIFHQLMEKLNKADLKEAENILQEILLPYPESIRGKFKSEVLEKLKKLFDEDNFVNILNHQNSYREFEIKVKFKNHILLGIIDRLNLNDNEITIIDYKTDSFEEEDYNAKVREYLNQMEFYALISSIYFNTDKINLILYFINYPEKPFEKKFTQEELLQIKMKFEALLEKLNINKFELNENNCPKCEYSINSKCILKRTSS, from the coding sequence ATGCACGTTCTAACTCAACAGCAGCTCAAAGCACTCAATCTGAATATTTATACAATCGTTACAGCAAATGCTGGTTCAGGCAAAACATTTATCCTGACCAGAAGATTTATCGATACAATTCTCAATAAAGATATAAAGTTCAAAGAAATTGCAGCAATTACTTTTACCGAAAAAGCTGCTTCTGAACTTGTCTACAAAATTTCAAATGAGCTTGATAAAATTTTAGAAACCATAGATCCGAGACATCACAAAAAATTAAAAGAATTCAGAGAGCATATCCTTTCCGCAAAAATTTCAACAATTCATTCTTTTTGTTTTGATCTTTTAAGAGAATTTCCAATTGAAGCTGAAATTGATCCTTCCACAGAAATTATTGATGACTTACGAAAAATAGAATTAATCGAAAAAAGCGTTGAGGACACTCTAATTGAATTTTTAGACAGAGATGATCAGGGAGTTCGTGATCTACTACGAATGTTTGGGAAAGAAAATTCGATTGAATTTTTAAAGAGATTAATTGAAAAAAGATATTTCACCGATCAATTAATTGAAAAAATTTATTTAAGTAATGGTCAATTCGATTTTCAAGATTATCTTAAAAAAATTAAACAAGAGGCAGAAACTTATTTTAAGTCGATTTATGAAGGAAAAATTCGAGATGCTCTAAAACTTCTACCATTAATCAAGAATGAAATAACGGCAAATAAAAAACAAGAAATATTGGATGGGATTGATGAAATCATCTCAAGTTTGAATTCATTTCTAAATGATTACGATTTTTCGAAGTTACAGAGGATTATAGGATTAATATGCTCTATAATTCTCACTCAAAAGTTTGAAATTAGAAAATCTGTTTTCAAAAATTTCGATGAAAGTTCAGCAGTTTTTCAATTTCAGAAAATCATTTCTGAGATTTCTGATTTTTATGATAAAGTAGACTTTTCTGTTAACCTTGAAGAAACGAGATTTAATCACATTAAATCTTTGATTGATATTTATAATACTGCAAAAAAGAAATTCTCAGAATATAAAATCCTGGAAGGCGTTTTAGATTTTGAAGATTTATTGATCCTTGCTGACAAACTTCTTGAGAATGAAAAAGTTAAGAAAGAGATATCCAATCGTTTTAAATTTATTCTTGTAGATGAGTTTCAGGATACCGATTCAATTCAATTTAACATTATTAAAAAAATCACAAATGACTTTGACGATGAACATAATGTCTTCGTCGTAGGTGATGAGAAGCAAAGTATCTATGGTTTTCGAAATGCACAGTTAAGTGTATTTCAGAATTTCAAAAAAGAAATTTCTGATCGTTACACTCAGTCTGGTGAAAAAGGTGTCGTTACACTCAGCACAAGTTTTAGATCAACACCTTCCATTGCTTCATTTGTAAATGAAATCTTTTCAAGATTATTTATTCAACAAACAAACTCTCAGATAAATTATCATCAGGAAGTTGAATATTCTGAATTACAGGTAGGGCGAGAAACTTTTTCTGATGAAAATATTCTTTTTTTAGTAAGCAAGCTTGATAAAGATGATAAAGATAATCTATTTCAAAGTGAAAATGTCGCTAATTACATTCTTGATTTAGTCAACTCAGGAAAAGAAATTTTTGATCGCCAAACACAGAAAACAAGAAAAATAGAATTCGGCGATATCGCCCTGCTCTTCCGAACAAACCGAGAAATGAAATCTTATGAAAATGTATTTATTAAAAAAGGAATTCCTTTCGTTGTAAGCGGTGGAAGAGGATATTTTCAATCAGAAGAAATACGAGACTGGTTAAATTACTTGAACTTCCTTGCCAATCCTAAAAACGATGACTCACTAATTGCAATTCTTCGTTCACCATTCTTTTCTTTAAGCGATAATTTGATTCTTGGTTTAGCTCTTGAAAACAATAGACTTTCTTATTTTGAAAGGTTGAAGATTGCAGCGAATAATAATGACAATAATCTGATCAAAGAAGTTTACTCGCTACTAAATCACCATATTCAAATTGCTTCAAGATATAGTTTACCTGAGTTATTGCAGAGAATTTTAATTGATACAGATTACTACGGCAAGATCGATGGTCATCCAAAAAAATTTCAGATCATCGCAAATATTGAAAAGCTTATTAATTATGCTCACAGTTTTATTTCAAGCGGATTAGAAGATTTGCGAACTTTCTCTGATTATTTTAAAGAAGCATTTGAAAAGGAGCAAACAGCTGAGGCGGTAATAAGTGAAATTCGTGGCAGTGTTCAATTAATGACAATGCATCAAGCAAAAGGTCTTGAATTTCCAATTGTCATTCTTCCTAACTTTGAAAATAATTTGAAACGGCAGAGTGATCGGTTCGGTGAAATCTCTATCAATGATTACTTTGGCTTTTGCTTTAAAATCTTCAATAAAGAATTAAACGAATCAAAAGAAAAGGACAAAGGCAAAAACATTCATACACTTTCATCTTTCTTTGGAACAAAAATTAACGATGGTATTGATTACAATGAACAATTGAGATTACTTTATGTAGCTTTAACTCGTGCGACAGAAAAATTAGTAATTTCATTCAGACATAATTTTGAAAGCAATGAATCCGATAAAACATTTAGCTTTAAGAATATCTTATTAAGCAATCTTCCACCAATGAATTTTAATGAAAATAATAACCTGACAATTCCAACTAAATTGAAATTTCTAAAAATTGAAAACGATAACCCAGTCGAGTTCGAGCAAGCTTTCGATCTTAAAATTGAAGTTTTGAAAGATTTGCCAGTTCAAACAATCGAAACTATCGGACAAAGTAAAAATGAAATTTCGCAGCAAAAAAATTTAATAATTCAAATTGATCCAATTCAGACAGGATTTAATAATGAAATTTTCACAGCAACTCAATTAAATGTCTATCAATTCTGTCCCGCAAAGTATCTGCTAAAATTTATCATTGGCTACAATCCACATAAAACTTATCTCTCAGAAAAAATTGAAGATGATGAAATTTCAGGTGCTGACTTTGGACTTATATTTCATCAACTGATGGAAAAATTGAACAAAGCAGATTTAAAAGAAGCTGAAAATATACTTCAAGAAATTCTATTACCTTATCCCGAATCGATCAGGGGGAAATTTAAGTCCGAAGTTTTAGAAAAACTTAAGAAGCTTTTTGATGAAGATAATTTTGTTAATATTCTTAATCATCAAAATTCATATAGGGAATTCGAAATAAAAGTAAAATTTAAGAATCACATTTTACTCGGAATAATTGACAGACTGAATTTGAATGATAATGAAATTACGATCATCGATTACAAAACAGACAGTTTCGAAGAAGAAGACTACAATGCAAAAGTCAGAGAGTACTTAAACCAGATGGAATTTTATGCTTTAATATCTTCAATCTATTTCAATACTGATAAGATCAATTTGATTTTATATTTCATTAATTATCCAGAGAAACCTTTTGAAAAGAAATTTACACAAGAAGAATTATTACAAATAAAAATGAAGTTTGAAGCGTTACTTGAAAAGTTAAATATTAACAAATTCGAACTTAATGAAAATAACTGCCCCAAATGTGAATACTCCATCAATTCAAAATGTATCTTAAAGAGAACCAGTTCTTAA
- a CDS encoding sigma 54-interacting transcriptional regulator, with protein sequence MALVEEIKKIKSITREQFELLYNISRKLNSLEYEEGLIDETLDLVINVVNAERGLFAKYDTAKNDFEIIAARNVKKESIQDLSSFSSGILQKVVQNKKPFLYHDVQSDPSLSQFDSVQIHRIKSVLGVPIIKDGNVWGVILVDSQINRKEFTEENLIFLDFFSNLVSLALDKILNLQKLEKENLYLKNQLQSTQKIPEIVGDSPAIKKLFQLIHKVASTDATVLILGESGTGKELVARSIHNLSQRKDKPYIAQFCGSIPDTLLESELFGYKKGAFTGATSDKKGLFEVADGGTFFLDEIADISPALQAKLLRVLQNKEITRLGDTKPIKVDVRIIAATNKDLKQLVNENKFREDLFYRLNVFPIEIPPLRERRSDIPLLAHHFIKKYSNREITITPQAMKKLENFYWPGNVRQLENVIQRALILCDSNQLTPEHIIIEDEENLLDFKGTLEDFEKLLLLKRLKEYDGNRTQTAKSLGVSVRWVQMKLKEINSNEFREDE encoded by the coding sequence ATGGCATTAGTTGAAGAAATTAAAAAGATAAAATCTATAACTCGAGAGCAATTCGAATTGCTTTATAATATTAGTCGAAAACTTAATTCTCTCGAGTACGAAGAAGGTCTGATAGATGAAACATTGGATCTTGTCATAAATGTTGTAAATGCCGAAAGAGGTTTGTTTGCAAAATACGATACAGCGAAAAATGATTTTGAAATTATTGCTGCAAGAAATGTGAAGAAAGAATCAATTCAAGATTTATCATCATTTTCGTCTGGAATACTTCAAAAAGTTGTTCAAAACAAAAAACCATTTCTTTACCACGATGTTCAAAGTGACCCTTCTCTCTCACAATTTGATAGTGTTCAAATTCATAGAATAAAATCAGTACTTGGTGTTCCAATTATTAAGGACGGTAATGTTTGGGGAGTTATTCTTGTCGATAGTCAAATAAATCGTAAAGAGTTTACGGAAGAGAATCTTATCTTTTTAGATTTCTTTTCTAATCTTGTCTCTCTCGCACTTGATAAAATTTTGAATCTGCAAAAACTTGAAAAAGAAAATCTTTATCTTAAAAATCAGCTGCAATCAACACAAAAAATTCCTGAGATTGTTGGTGATAGCCCCGCAATTAAAAAACTATTTCAATTAATTCACAAAGTTGCTTCAACTGACGCAACAGTTTTAATTTTAGGTGAAAGTGGAACTGGAAAAGAGCTTGTCGCAAGATCAATTCACAATTTAAGTCAGAGAAAAGATAAACCTTACATTGCTCAATTTTGCGGTTCGATTCCTGACACTTTGCTTGAAAGCGAATTATTTGGTTACAAGAAAGGAGCTTTTACAGGCGCTACTTCAGATAAAAAAGGTTTGTTTGAAGTTGCAGATGGCGGAACATTTTTCCTCGACGAAATTGCTGATATCTCTCCAGCACTTCAGGCAAAGTTATTGAGAGTTTTGCAGAACAAAGAAATAACTCGATTGGGCGATACCAAACCAATTAAAGTTGATGTCAGAATAATTGCAGCAACAAATAAAGACTTGAAGCAGCTTGTCAATGAGAACAAATTCCGGGAAGATTTATTTTATCGATTGAATGTTTTTCCAATTGAAATTCCACCGCTTCGAGAAAGAAGAAGTGATATTCCTCTTCTGGCACATCATTTCATTAAAAAATACTCAAATCGGGAAATTACAATTACACCACAAGCTATGAAAAAGTTAGAAAATTTTTATTGGCCCGGTAATGTTCGTCAACTTGAAAATGTAATTCAACGAGCCCTTATTTTATGCGATTCAAATCAGCTGACACCTGAACACATTATCATAGAAGACGAAGAAAATCTGCTGGACTTTAAAGGAACACTTGAAGATTTCGAAAAACTTTTACTATTGAAACGATTAAAAGAATATGACGGGAATCGAACTCAAACTGCTAAATCGCTTGGAGTCTCGGTAAGATGGGTTCAGATGAAATTAAAAGAAATCAATTCAAATGAATTTAGAGAAGATGAGTGA
- a CDS encoding HAMP domain-containing protein, giving the protein MRSYLSRLFLKENRLQLLIISGFLLLILSALIFPYYQSYVDENWETFVEDKIENSAKTIQKYFDEKQNELIKENNFIKDKLSPILLDHSISFFKKQDEVFKILIQLKDNDFSHQIFDSSFNSFAWSDFLKTLDKNLIIDNLNNIQLVKENFRTYLVYGEKIADENDVFYLLSFEKLEEDYQIRNEFIQQNSLVNFFTQKLNLKVSILLDTIYFSFKTDQLSNSALTFKPIKFLNGKTAFYVSIQKPEKLIYLQKLSSDFGQIQKIIFLIILSILIYSLFKDLASIQSRLIQALAVSVLFWLYRIVLLILDFPASILEGNIVNPSIYASRFLFGLVKSPLELFITASVLSLNLIIILVLYKMHLLEQNNNHQETKFRNKILAIFPALIFVIISPAVLRGFGASFRSFVFDSTIKFFEQPSLIPDPIHLILYYSVFATGISLVLYLMFVVYIVYRSLRFLNVQDKLRTNLIILLALIIPVLIFYLSDSNPQYSILTSFLLIITVVLIAYYSLKETTIFTFRTIFLILICSSIFSSIFIYEKNEEQKKELQKTIASELLKPREKIINFALNQTLAQIGTDIELSKLFYIESGAGYNNSDFNFLAYRLWINSILSDEGLNSYLFLFDKYGKPLGSFGFGMSEPDYLSEYFEPKLVNELTIFLIKSHSPNDLFGVIPIKFKNTIVGYCGVVIRLSQENFQPAVSNTLFKNIKYEKNPFNLLPDAVVYVYKNNQLELLQGDELPLTREIDAGLINNALTDNKFELWLEEQIDSKKYQTYILIYNSNQPIELITVSIPKDSFILVLFTLFKFILVHIIISLIILMIGTLILVIKGYRFILKFKTRLFIGLFFVTLIPIIILAYFTRESEMTRWKNYLSNELKKDLDILSLQLNPKTNFNELSNLSQKINLDFNIYKNYELVYSTQNKLYQIGFFPNSISASVFDGLIIENKNYTFDFEYISDYQYLVGYKKVNSENENLIISVPTLYQHEKIQRELGQIDTFIFGAYSLTLLLIFLFGNLFFEKLTRPISELTEATKKVSSGDLSVKLEPKESGEVGDLIEAFNKMISDLEESRKNLARIEREQAWKEMAKQVAHEIKNPLTPMKLSLQHLQFLYKENRKEFARIFGKVSTTLIEQIETLTKITNEFSHFARMPERKIIKCDLEEILKEVINLFSAETKVEFESVPNETFFVNADKEELKRVFINIIKNSVQANSTEIKIKLYKDANYCFINIEDNGSGIPEELLDKIFDPNFSTKTEGAGLGLPIVKRILTDINGTIEIKSEVGKGTIVMIAIPQIKSEN; this is encoded by the coding sequence ATGAGAAGTTACTTATCTCGACTATTTCTTAAAGAAAACAGACTTCAGCTATTAATCATTTCTGGTTTTTTGCTTCTCATTTTATCCGCTTTAATTTTCCCTTATTATCAAAGTTATGTTGATGAAAATTGGGAAACATTTGTTGAGGATAAAATTGAGAATTCTGCTAAAACAATTCAGAAATATTTTGATGAAAAACAAAACGAGTTAATAAAAGAAAATAATTTTATAAAAGACAAATTATCCCCTATACTGCTCGACCATAGTATATCATTCTTTAAAAAGCAAGATGAAGTCTTTAAAATCTTAATCCAACTAAAAGACAACGACTTTTCGCATCAGATTTTTGACTCGAGCTTCAATTCATTTGCCTGGTCTGATTTCCTAAAAACTCTGGACAAAAATTTAATTATTGATAATCTGAATAACATTCAATTAGTCAAAGAAAATTTTAGAACTTATCTGGTTTATGGTGAAAAAATCGCTGATGAGAATGATGTCTTTTATCTTTTGTCATTCGAAAAGCTTGAAGAAGATTACCAAATCAGGAATGAATTTATTCAACAAAATTCTCTTGTCAATTTTTTCACTCAAAAACTTAATCTAAAAGTTTCTATTCTTCTGGATACAATTTATTTTTCATTCAAGACAGATCAGCTTTCGAATAGTGCTTTAACTTTCAAACCAATTAAATTTCTAAATGGTAAAACAGCGTTTTACGTTTCTATTCAAAAACCTGAAAAATTAATTTACCTTCAAAAGCTCAGCTCAGATTTCGGACAAATTCAAAAAATTATTTTTCTCATCATTCTATCAATTTTAATCTATTCACTATTTAAAGATTTAGCTTCAATCCAATCACGATTGATTCAAGCGTTAGCAGTGAGTGTTCTATTCTGGCTCTATCGAATTGTCTTATTAATTTTAGATTTTCCAGCTTCAATTCTTGAAGGGAATATTGTTAATCCATCGATTTATGCATCGAGGTTTTTATTTGGTCTTGTAAAATCCCCACTCGAGTTATTTATCACAGCCTCAGTCCTCTCACTAAACTTAATAATCATTCTTGTTCTTTATAAAATGCATTTGCTGGAACAAAACAACAATCACCAAGAAACGAAATTTCGAAATAAAATTTTAGCCATCTTTCCAGCCTTGATTTTTGTAATTATTAGTCCTGCGGTATTAAGAGGTTTCGGTGCATCTTTTAGAAGTTTTGTGTTTGATTCTACAATCAAATTTTTCGAACAACCTTCCCTTATCCCAGATCCAATTCATCTGATACTTTATTATTCAGTATTTGCAACAGGAATTTCACTCGTGCTTTATTTAATGTTCGTTGTTTACATAGTTTATAGATCGCTCAGATTTTTGAATGTTCAAGATAAATTAAGAACAAATCTAATTATTCTTCTTGCATTAATTATTCCTGTTTTGATTTTTTATCTCTCTGATAGTAATCCTCAATACAGCATACTTACAAGTTTTTTGCTTATTATTACTGTAGTTTTAATTGCATACTACTCACTTAAAGAAACTACAATCTTTACTTTTCGAACTATTTTTTTGATTCTCATCTGCTCATCGATTTTTTCATCAATTTTTATTTATGAGAAAAATGAAGAACAGAAGAAAGAATTACAGAAAACTATTGCAAGTGAACTCTTAAAACCAAGAGAAAAAATTATAAACTTTGCACTCAATCAAACCTTAGCGCAAATCGGGACAGATATAGAACTGAGTAAACTTTTCTACATCGAATCTGGAGCAGGCTACAATAATTCTGATTTTAATTTCTTAGCCTATCGTCTGTGGATTAATAGTATCTTAAGCGACGAGGGATTAAACTCTTATCTATTCCTATTTGATAAATATGGCAAACCACTAGGCTCATTTGGTTTTGGAATGAGTGAACCCGATTATCTTAGCGAATATTTTGAGCCAAAGCTTGTAAATGAACTAACAATCTTTTTGATAAAATCTCATTCACCAAATGATTTGTTTGGGGTGATCCCAATAAAGTTTAAAAATACAATTGTTGGTTATTGTGGAGTTGTAATCAGACTAAGTCAGGAAAATTTTCAACCCGCTGTATCGAATACACTTTTCAAAAATATCAAGTATGAAAAAAACCCGTTTAATCTTTTACCTGATGCTGTCGTTTATGTATATAAAAACAATCAACTCGAGCTTTTGCAAGGTGATGAACTTCCTCTAACAAGAGAAATAGATGCAGGTTTAATCAACAACGCATTAACTGACAACAAATTCGAGTTGTGGCTTGAAGAACAAATTGATTCAAAAAAATATCAAACTTACATTTTAATTTATAACTCAAACCAACCAATAGAATTAATTACGGTAAGCATTCCAAAGGACAGTTTTATTTTAGTATTGTTTACCCTTTTCAAATTCATACTTGTTCATATAATTATTTCGCTGATTATTTTAATGATTGGAACTTTAATTCTTGTGATAAAAGGTTACAGGTTCATATTAAAATTTAAGACCCGACTTTTCATCGGCTTGTTTTTTGTAACTCTAATACCAATTATAATTTTAGCTTATTTCACCCGTGAATCTGAAATGACGAGATGGAAAAATTATCTTTCTAATGAATTGAAAAAAGATCTCGATATCTTGAGTCTTCAATTAAATCCTAAAACTAATTTCAATGAATTATCTAACTTAAGTCAAAAAATAAATCTTGATTTCAATATCTATAAAAATTATGAGCTTGTTTATTCAACTCAAAATAAACTTTATCAGATTGGATTTTTCCCCAATTCAATATCCGCAAGTGTATTTGATGGTTTAATTATAGAAAATAAAAATTACACTTTTGATTTTGAGTATATTTCAGATTATCAATATCTGGTTGGTTATAAAAAGGTAAACTCTGAAAATGAAAATTTAATTATTTCAGTTCCGACTCTTTATCAACACGAAAAAATTCAAAGAGAGCTTGGACAAATTGATACTTTCATTTTTGGTGCATACTCATTAACGCTTTTATTAATCTTCCTTTTTGGGAATTTATTCTTCGAAAAATTAACCCGACCAATTTCGGAATTAACTGAAGCAACGAAAAAAGTTTCAAGCGGCGATCTTAGTGTTAAACTCGAGCCAAAAGAAAGCGGTGAAGTTGGCGATTTGATTGAAGCTTTCAATAAAATGATTTCTGATTTAGAAGAATCTCGTAAAAATTTAGCCCGAATTGAAAGAGAGCAAGCGTGGAAAGAAATGGCAAAGCAAGTCGCCCATGAGATTAAAAATCCGCTTACCCCAATGAAATTATCACTACAACATCTTCAGTTTCTCTATAAAGAAAACCGCAAAGAATTTGCACGAATTTTTGGAAAAGTCTCAACTACTTTAATCGAACAAATTGAAACTCTTACAAAAATCACAAATGAATTTTCTCATTTTGCCCGAATGCCAGAAAGAAAAATCATCAAATGTGATCTTGAAGAAATTTTGAAAGAGGTTATTAATTTATTCTCTGCAGAAACCAAAGTTGAATTTGAATCAGTTCCGAATGAAACATTCTTTGTTAATGCAGATAAAGAAGAGCTTAAAAGAGTTTTCATCAATATTATAAAAAATTCTGTTCAGGCAAATTCGACTGAAATTAAAATAAAACTTTACAAAGACGCTAATTATTGTTTTATCAACATTGAAGATAACGGCTCAGGTATTCCTGAAGAACTTTTGGACAAAATTTTCGATCCTAACTTTTCAACTAAAACAGAAGGAGCTGGATTGGGTTTGCCAATCGTGAAAAGAATTTTAACTGATATCAATGGGACTATTGAGATCAAGAGCGAAGTTGGAAAAGGCACAATTGTGATGATTGCAATTCCACAAATTAAATCAGAAAACTAA
- a CDS encoding DMT family transporter: MIGELSALLTAFLWSITSLLFANAVSRIGSVQLNVSRQIIALIFLSTVIFLFGFDLSLTARQILFLGLSGFVGLTFGDTFLFLAYREIGARISMLIMSLSPAVAAVLAFFLLKEKLSFLTIIGMTVTLSGILLVVYDKNGKQENGINYLGLFFAFLASVGQGIGLVLAKNAFLESNNSLNGFVATFIRLFASISILLPVSLIMKKFKNPIIVFQKDPKAFLLTVGGSIAGPFLGITFSLIAVSHTKVGIASTIMALPPVIMLPLVKYFYNEKLNFRAVVGAFIAVFGVAILFLRN, from the coding sequence ATGATAGGTGAACTTTCAGCATTATTAACAGCATTCTTATGGTCAATTACATCATTATTATTTGCAAATGCAGTTTCACGAATTGGAAGCGTTCAACTTAATGTTTCAAGACAAATTATAGCTTTAATCTTTCTTTCAACAGTCATTTTTTTATTTGGATTTGATTTATCACTTACCGCACGACAAATTTTATTTCTCGGTTTAAGCGGTTTTGTTGGATTGACCTTCGGCGATACATTTTTATTCCTTGCTTATAGAGAAATTGGTGCAAGAATCAGTATGCTTATAATGTCGCTTTCCCCTGCAGTTGCAGCGGTACTGGCATTTTTTCTTCTTAAAGAGAAACTAAGTTTTTTAACAATTATAGGAATGACTGTAACTCTCTCAGGGATTTTGCTTGTAGTATATGACAAAAACGGAAAACAAGAAAATGGAATTAATTATTTAGGATTATTTTTTGCATTTCTTGCATCAGTCGGTCAGGGTATTGGACTTGTCCTGGCGAAAAACGCTTTTTTAGAATCAAATAATTCATTGAATGGATTCGTCGCTACCTTCATACGACTTTTTGCATCAATTTCAATCTTGTTGCCAGTTTCGCTTATAATGAAAAAGTTTAAAAATCCAATAATTGTATTTCAAAAAGATCCGAAAGCTTTTCTGTTAACTGTCGGCGGTTCAATCGCAGGACCATTTTTAGGAATTACTTTTAGTTTGATAGCTGTCTCGCACACAAAGGTAGGAATTGCATCAACTATAATGGCTTTACCGCCTGTTATTATGCTTCCTTTGGTAAAATATTTTTATAATGAGAAATTAAACTTTCGTGCGGTGGTTGGTGCGTTTATAGCTGTCTTTGGTGTTGCGATATTGTTTTTAAGAAATTAA